AGACCGAAATTAAGCAAATATTTGGTTTATAAAAATTAGTTTATAACAGTTAAACTACTCTTCTTCTGAAGAGTCTTTGCGACCGTACAGATTTCTTCCGTATATAATGGAAGTTGTTGTTGTTATGTCGTCTGGATTTTCTTCTGTCGAGTACTTTTTGATCAGTTCTGTGGAGTCAGCGAGGCGTTGAACCAAGCTTTGCATCATGTTTCTTGCCCAATCTGGCAATTCCCCGAGTAATTTATTATAGCCCTCTTCAGACACTTCATAAGCCGAAGCTGCCGTGATGGCTTGCGCAGAAGCAGTGCGAGGTTTTTTTGTGATAAAAGCAAATTCGCCTAAACAATCGCCTGCGGACACTACATTCAAAATGATCTTTTGCTTACCGTCGGGCTTTACAAAAACCTCAATATCCCCAGATTCTATAATGTAAAAAGAGCTTGTGACTTCACCCTCAGTAAATAGGATGTCTCCGGCTTTGAATCTCTTAAGCTGTAAGTATTGAAGTGCGTCTGTACTCATAACATTAGGTTGCCAAGTGACAGGCAGGCTTTCAAGTGATATTTTGGCTGATTAAGTATTTAACTCTCGTGAACTGTTTTATTTATGCTAAATGAGGTCCATATGTCAGAAGTTCCAGATGAGATAAGAGTAAGGTTTGCCCCATCACCAACAGGATACTTGCATGTCGGTGGTGCAAGAACTGCTTTATACAATTGGCTTTATGCTAAGAAAAAAGGCGGTAAATTTATTTTAAGAATCGAGGACACGGACCAAGCAAGATCCACAGAAGAAGCTTTGCAGATGCAGGTTTCAGATTTGAAGTGGCTGGGCTTAACTTGGGATGAAGGTTACGACATTGGCGGACCTTATGGACCCTATAAACAGAGCGAGAGACTTCATATCTACAAAGAAAAAGCAGAAGAGATTATTGATTCTGGAAAAGCATACTATTGTTTTTGTACAGATCAAGAGCTCGAAGAGAAAAAAGAAATCGCCAAAAAAGAAGGTCGTCCTCCACACTATGATGGAAAATGCCGATCTTTAAAAATTGAAGATTCCAGAGCAAAAATTAAATCCGGAGTAACTTCCACAGTAAGATTCAAAGTGGATATCACCAAGTCTGTTACCTTTAAGGATATCATTAGAGATGAAGTGACATTTCCAGCAGGCATGGTCGGAGATTTTATTATTCTGAGATCCGACGGTATGCCCGTGTACAACTTTTGCTGTACGGTGGATGACTCGATGATGAAGATCACTCATGTGTTAAGAGCAGAAGAGCATCTTCCAAACACATTGAGACAAATCATGATTT
This DNA window, taken from Bdellovibrionota bacterium, encodes the following:
- a CDS encoding Crp/Fnr family transcriptional regulator; protein product: MSTDALQYLQLKRFKAGDILFTEGEVTSSFYIIESGDIEVFVKPDGKQKIILNVVSAGDCLGEFAFITKKPRTASAQAITAASAYEVSEEGYNKLLGELPDWARNMMQSLVQRLADSTELIKKYSTEENPDDITTTTSIIYGRNLYGRKDSSEEE